In the Ranitomeya imitator isolate aRanImi1 chromosome 2, aRanImi1.pri, whole genome shotgun sequence genome, ATGCTGTCAAATTAATAAAGACTAAGGCCGTGCAACAAAGTGCCAACTTCACAGCAAAGTCGCATCACTCACACACCAGCAAGAGAGCGTAAGCTACAAACGGGGGAGGAGATGGAGTAAAGGCGGCCGTCACCAGTATGTCACCACCACATACGTCAGACATACGGGCGACAGTCCTCTAATCATCCCCAATCCACCCAGGAAGACAACACACATGCACAGGACTCCCAGAGAAAACCCCAGATCTCATCCCGACGTTTACATGGAGGACCCTCAGGTACGGCGTCACACCACAGCACAGGGTCTGCTCCAGTACAGGGGAGGCCTGTGGAAACGCATACGCTCGTATGCTGGTGATGACGGGTCAGGCAGCACACATTCATGCACTAAGCCAACAACGCCCAGTAATGCAATGCATGCATTAACCCTTTAGACCAGTATAAGAAATTAAAGTTATTTTATTTGATATTTgtccattttttttacattaatcaAAGCAAGTACAGACGTCCAAAGGGTTAATATGTGAAGCAAAAACTACCAAACACTGCAATATcctgcatacttgtgcagcactaggaAACAGAACTTTAGCAGGTGCAGAAAGGCTCTCTGAACTGGAGGAGGACGGAGCTGCACTGGTGACGGGTGATCCCATCTGCGGCACAAAGAGAGGAAGCATTGAGAAGAGAGAGCACGGGGTGAGCGAGGCCCTGATACAGCATTGAGAAGAGAGAGCACGGGGTGAGCGAGGCCCTGATACACAGACACGTGATTGCAACCCACTGTCCCTACTCAGCCCAGAGGTGTCCGAGCTCCCCCCTCCTCCGATACACAGCCCAGAGGTGTCCGAGCTCCCCCCTCCACCGATACACAGCCCAAAGGTGTCCGAGCTCCCCCCTCCACCGATACACAGCCCAGAGGTGTCCGAGCTCCCCCCTCCTCCGACAGCCCAGAGGTGCCCGAGCTCCCCCCTCCACCGATACACAGCCCAGAGGTGTCCGAGCTCCCCCCTCCACCGACACACAGCCCAGAGGCGTCCGAGCTCCCCCCTCCACCAATAACACAGCCCAGAGACAACCGAGCTCCCCCCTCCACCGATACACAGCCCAGAGGTGTCCGAGCTCCCCCCTCCACCGATACACAGCCCAGAGGTGTCCGAGCTCCCCCCTCCACCGACACAGCCCAGAGGTGTCCGAGCTCCCCCCTCCACCAATAACACAGCCCAGAGACAACCGAGCTCCCCCCTCCACCGATACACAGCCCAGAGGCGTCCGAGCTCCCCCCTCCACCGATACACAGCCCAGAGGTGTCCGAGCTCCCCCCTCCACCGATACACAGCCCAGAGGTGTCCGAGCTCCCCCCTCCACCGATACGCAGCCCAGAGGTGTCCGAGCTCCTCCCTCCACCAATAACACAGCCCAGAGGTGTCCGAGCTCCCCCCTCCACCAATAACACAGCCCAGAGACAACCGAGCTCCCCCTTCCACCGATACACAGCCCAGAGGTGTCCGAGCTCCCCCCTCCACCAATACACAGCCCTGAGGTGTCCGAGCTCCCCCCTCCACCAATAACACAGCCAAGAGGTGTCCGAGCTCCCCCCTCCACCAATAACACAGCCCAGAGGTGTCCGAGCTCCCCCCTCCACCAATAACACAGCCCAGAGGTGTCCGAGCTCCCCCCTCCATCGATACACAGCCCAGAGGTGTCCGAGCTCCCCCCTCCTCCGATACACGGCCCAGAGGTGTCCGAGCTCCCCCCTCCACCAATACACAGCCCAGAGGTGTCCGAGCTCCCCCCTCCACCGATACACAGCCCAGAGGTGTCCGAGCTCCCCCCTCCACCAATATACAACCCAGTTCGAGCTCCCCCAACAATACACAGCCCAGATACGTCCGAACTCCCCCCTCCACAGCCGTCCGAGCCCCCCCCTCCACCAATACACAACCCAGAGGTGTCCGAACTCCCCCCTCCACAGCCGTCCGAGCTCCCCACTCCACCGATACACAGCCCAGAGGTGTCCGAGCTCCCCCCTCCACAGCCCAGAGGTGTCCGAGCTCCCCACTCCACCAATACACAACCCAGAGGTGTCCGAGCTCCCCCCTCCACCGATACACAGCCCAGAGGTGTCTGAGCTCCCTCCTCCACCGATAACACAGCCCAGAGACGTCAGAACTCCCCCCTCCACCAATATACAACCCAGTTCGAGCTCCCCCAACAATACACAGCCCAGAGGTGTCAGAGCTCCCCCCTCCACCGATACACAGCCCAGAGAAGTCCGAGCTCCCCCCTCCACAGCCGTCCGAGCTCCCCCCTCCACCAATACACAACCCAGGTGTTAGTTCCCCCAACAATACACAGCCCAGAGGTGGTTGAgtccccccctcacacacagtcaggTGGCCAAGTCCCAATTATCCCATCATCTACATGAAACTGAACCCTCCATTATTCTAGATCAAACAGAGGCCCTGCTGTTTCTGCACATACACCGACGATCAACCCTCATTACAACCACTACATTCGCTGCCGGTTCACTCAATGCCACATTTCACACATTCCTCTGACCCCATCGACCTAACAAAGCTGTGCCGCAGCAGTCACAAGACGACAATGAGCTTTGCAAGCATAGAAGTTACGGCAGTTTATCCATCACTAGGAATATAATGCAGAGGACAATGGCCCACGACCAATGACCCCCGCACCAGAAAACTTTCACCAACACACAAAGTCTCAGCTGATCAGTGATCCTCACCTGCCCAGCGCTGGGGAATAGTGGCTTGGGCACCGAGGGCACAGCTGGGGCAGACGGGCTGGGAGATGGAAGTCTGCTAACACCAGGAGCAGAGACAGGCTGAGCCTGTGTAACAGCTGGGATACCCGGACGAGGGCCAACTGGAGGTGGCACACCTTaaaggtggtaaaaaaaaaaaaaaagtattagagAGAGGACGATACAGTCATTAATCACCAACTACTCACACCTGTCACGCAACATACCTGGAGGCAGTCCAGCCAACATGTGGGGAATGCCAGGAGCATGGGGGTGCATCATGCCACCCATCGATATCATCCTAATGAGAAAATAAAGTGTGAGAAGCCTCAAAACCTGGGAAGCAGCTCTGAAAATAAAACGCCTCAGATACAAACCCATGGTGCATTCCAGGCATAACTGGGGGGATCCCAGGCATCAGGGGCGGCACAGTGGGCATTAGAGAAGGGATTCCTAAGGAAGAAAAACAAAACAGGAGATATTATGTGATGGGATGCATCATCAGCAACCGAAGCTACACCACTGATAACAGTGGACACATTTGGAGCTCACTGGTCTAATAGGGAGGTACTGCTGGTGACTGTACTGTGCCTGGGCTGTCTGTCCATGAGGAGCATCATACACCAGATACACTTGTACCATCATAATGATGGGCATGCTCATCACAGACAAAGGGGCACAGCGAAAACAGCAATATTTTGTCCAGAGACTACTAAATAAACCAGCACCAGTGAGGTAGGGGGTCATATGTACAGAGGCGCTCACCTGGAGGCATGCCTGGAGCGCCCGCCAATCCATGCAGACCTGGCAGGTAACCCTGGTGGGCATGCATCTGTGCTGGGAATGCACTGGAGGGGCCAGACTCATCGTCATCATCGTAATCAGAGTCATCCTGCTTCTTCTTCTGTCCATCGGCTGGAAGAGCAGAGCACGAGATGAGAAGTAGTAGACAAGAAGCTGGAGCCGCTGCTCCTGCCGCACCAGACATACCTTGTGTTTTCTGCTCCAGCATTCGCCTCCTTTCCTCCATATCTTTTTCAGGAATTCCTTCCATGCCATAAATTTCCAGTTCAATGTCCGTCCTGCCAGGGATGGCATTGGGTACAGCATCGATGGTTTCTTTATGAACCTACAGAGAAAGAAGTCAGTGTCCACACATGGCTGAATACAGGCCACAGGAGTATGGCCCCTGTACCTCCCAGGTGATACACAAGACGCATAAAACATCTGACCGTGTGCCGGCATACCAGGCCCCGCACACAGTGCTGCTAGTGACGCCGAGACCCTGCTCACCTGCATACAGTGGATGGCCAGGCCCGGCCCGGTGTACAGCTTCTTGTGACAGATGTGGCATTTGAAGTGTTTGGCTTTCTGGTGCTGGATGAGGATCTTCTCATCATCAAAGTCTCGGTTACAGTACCTGCAGCCAGTTAAGGACTCTTCACATCAAACAAGTAAGAATTATCAAGGGAAGATCGCGGTCACGCTGCTCCAGGAAATAAAATAAATACTATGGAGCCATAAGAATCAATATATGTATGCAGACTAACCCCCCTTATCCACAAAATACAGTGTCCTACCAAAAAAAGTACACAGTTCCAAACCCAACAATGGCTCCCCGAAGTCCGGCAACTCTACCGCAGCGGACTGCTGCAGAATCATCATCTGACCTGAGATCACTGACCTAATCACAGCCTGCATGAAGCGGACAAGAAGTGAGATTGGACAAGGCGGCCCTCAGCAAGAGGTAGGAAGGGGGCATCGGGATGAGGTGGTCTCCCCATCACAGGCAACTTGGGGGCATCTGAAAAGGAGGCCTTCCCATCAGGAGGTAAAAGAGGGGCATTGGGACGAGGTGGTCCTCATCAGGAGGTAGCAGGGGGGCATAAAGATGAGGTGGTCCCCATCACAAGCAGGATAGGGGCATCTGATGAGGTGGTCCCCATCAGTAGGTAGGAGGTAGGCATAGGGATGAGGCGGTCCCCATCACAGGCAGGACAGGGGCATCTGATGAGGTGGTCCCCATCAGTAGGTAGGAGGTAGGCATAGGGACGAGGCGGTCCCCATTACAGGCAGGATGGGGGCATCTGATGAGGAGGCCCCCCAGTAGAAGGGGGGCATAGGGATAAGGCGGTCCCCAACAGGAGGGGGGCATCGGGATGAGGTGGTCCCCATCACAAGCAGGATAGGGGCATCTGATGAGGTGGTCCCCATCACAAGCAGGATAGGGGCATCTGATGAGGTGGTCCCCATCACAAGCAGGATAGGGGCATCTGATGAGGTGGTCCCCATCACAGGCAGGATAGGGGCATCTGATGAGGTGGTCCCCATCACAGGCAGGATAGGGGCATCTGATGAGGTGGTCCCCATCACAGGCAGGATAGGGGCATCTGATGAGGTGGTCCCCATCACAAGCAGGATAGGGGCATCTGATTAGGTGGTCCCCATCACAAGCAGGATAGGGGCATCTGATGAGGTGGTCCCCATCACAAGCAGGATAGGGGCATCTGATGTGGTCCCCATTACAGGCAGGATAGGGGCATCTGATGAGGTGGTCCCCATCACAAGCAGGATAGGGGCATCTGATGAGGTGGTCCCCATCACAAGCAGGATAGGGGCATCTGATGAGGTGGTCCCCATCACAAGCAGGATAGGGGCATCTGATGTGGTCCCCATTACAGGCAGGATAGGGGCATCTGATGAGGTGGTCCCCATCACAAGCAGGATAGGGGCATCTGATGAGGTGGTCCCCATTACCGGCAGGAGGGGGCATCTGATGAGGTGGTCCCCATCACAGGCAGGATAGGGGCATCTGATGAGGTGGTCCCCATTACCGGCAGGAGGGGGCATCTGATGAGGTGGTCCCTATTACCGGCAGGAGGGGTGAGTGTGAAGTGGGGGAAAGCTGAAAATGTGAGAGGGTGAGAATGGAGGGGCCCTGGGGGGAGGGGTAATAGAGAGGGAAGAAGGCCGTGAGAAGAGCAGTGAGGCCCTGACGGGACACACGCGAGCCGCGCACAGCAGTACGGAAGGATACCAGCACCAGGGCTTCAGCTGCTTCTTCTTCTTCCGTCCCATCCTGACTGGAGACGCAACCGAGGAGAGAAACAGCAGAAAACCCACCGGAGACCGCGGATGTGGCGAGGCCGCAGCACAAAGAGCAGACAAGATGGCGCCGGACGTTACACACTGCCCCTCCTCCCACAACGCACCGCGCCAAGGGCGGGAACTGCACCGACACGCCCACACGGGAGGGGCTTACGTCATCTATCTGTGGGAGAGATGAGGAGAGGGCGCCAAACTCGGGTACACGGCGCACACCTCGCGTTCTCCTCAGTCTCTCCCCGGGTACACGGCGCACACCTCACGTTCTCCTCAGTCTCCCCCCGGGTACACGGCGCACACCTACCGTTCTCCTCAGTCTCTCCCCCCGGGTACACGGCGCACACCTTCCGTTCTCAGTCTCTCCCCCAGGGTACACGGCGCACACCTCCCGTTCTCCTCAGTCTCTCCCCCCGGGTACACGGCGCACACCTCCCGTTCTCAGTCTCTTCCCCTGGGTACACGGCGCACTCCTCGCGTTCTCCTCAGTCTCTCACCCGGGTACACGGCGCACTCCTCGCGTTCTCCGCAGTCTCTCCCCCTGGTACACGGCGCACACCTCGCGTTCTCCTCAGTCTCTTCCCTGGGTACACGGCGCACACCTCGCGTTCTCCTCAGTCTCTCCCATTGGGTACACGGCGCACACCTCGTGTTCTCAGTCTCTCCCCCTGGGCACACGGCGCACACCTCGTGTTCTCCTCAGTCTTCCCCGGGTACACTGTGTACACCTCACGTTGTCCTCAGTCTCTCCCCCCGGGTTCACGGCGCACACCTCGCGTTCTCCTCAGTCTCTCCCCCCCGGTTACACGGCGCACACCTCCCGTTCTCAGTCTCCCCCGGTACATGGCACATACCTCAGTCTCCCTGGGTACACACCTCGCATTCTCCTCACAGCCACCCCCGGGTACACGATGCACACCTCGCGTTCTCCTCAAGTCACTCCTGGGTACACGCGCACACCTCGTTGTAACGGGGTCtatcaagctggggtacctctttcagtaccaccccgtgtttcaggaggtccactctgctttggctggagtctgaataaaGAACgccggctggaattccttggttacctgggagcatataaaatatcactgcttctccacgtatttccagtctgacaacagtttatttacaggacacagaatatatcacacagatagagagggcaggccaatagaaaagccgcagggggccggagcttgccgatatttactgtgggaattacaaagggggAGGACAGaaaggggata is a window encoding:
- the ZNF207 gene encoding BUB3-interacting and GLEBS motif-containing protein ZNF207 isoform X2, with amino-acid sequence MGRKKKKQLKPWCWYCNRDFDDEKILIQHQKAKHFKCHICHKKLYTGPGLAIHCMQVHKETIDAVPNAIPGRTDIELEIYGMEGIPEKDMEERRRMLEQKTQADGQKKKQDDSDYDDDDESGPSSAFPAQMHAHQGYLPGLHGLAGAPGMPPGIPSLMPTVPPLMPGIPPVMPGMHHGMISMGGMMHPHAPGIPHMLAGLPPGVPPPVGPRPGIPAVTQAQPVSAPGVSRLPSPSPSAPAVPSVPKPLFPSAGQMGSPVTSAAPSSSSSESLSAPAKVLFPSAAQAAATVAGPVGTDFKPLNSATITTSEPPKATFPAYTQSTMSTTSTTNSTAAKPAASITSKPATLSTTSATSKLIHPDEDISLEEKRAQLLKYQRSLPRPGQAPMGGLANPLGAMMAPQPGIPPQQPGMRHPMPPHGQYGSPHQGMPGFHPGAMPPFGQAPPMVPQYQGGPPRPLMGMRPPVMSPGGRY
- the ZNF207 gene encoding BUB3-interacting and GLEBS motif-containing protein ZNF207 isoform X1, with product MGRKKKKQLKPWCWYCNRDFDDEKILIQHQKAKHFKCHICHKKLYTGPGLAIHCMQVHKETIDAVPNAIPGRTDIELEIYGMEGIPEKDMEERRRMLEQKTQADGQKKKQDDSDYDDDDESGPSSAFPAQMHAHQGYLPGLHGLAGAPGMPPGIPSLMPTVPPLMPGIPPVMPGMHHGMISMGGMMHPHAPGIPHMLAGLPPGVPPPVGPRPGIPAVTQAQPVSAPGVSRLPSPSPSAPAVPSVPKPLFPSAGQAAATVAGPVGTDFKPLNSATITTSEPPKATFPAYTQSTMSTTSTTNSTAAKPAASITSKPATLSTTSATSKLIHPDEDISLEEKRAQLLKYQRSLPRPGQAPMGGLANPLGAMMAPQPGIPPQQPGMRHPMPPHGQYGSPHQGMPGFHPGAMPPFGQAPPMVPQYQGGPPRPLMGMRPPVMSPGGRY